A single window of Neisseria sp. KEM232 DNA harbors:
- a CDS encoding nucleoside-diphosphate sugar epimerase/dehydratase → MMLETLLALPRNVKKLLFVVHDILLVFCAFWFTQSLKADYDNEWADPANWYALAATTAFTVVLFVRLGLYRAVTRYISLRILAVALFGSFASMLAFFFSVLLFERQLRLALPVVFFFLMVVLIAGSRLLLRLVLTERSERHGAAAVIIYGAGQSGRQLAEAVRQVHEYRPAAFVDDNPRLQNTTVSDLPVFAPAEIERLIRQYGIRKILLAIPSAGAQQRRDILRRLEAYPCEVLAIPGMKDLVDGRIHTGVLKKISAADLLGREPVAPLPDLMARDIAGKSVMVTGAGGSIGSELCRQIIALAPSRLVLFELSEFSLYTIERELAEWRQQHGGGCEILPLLGSVQDEGRLKSVMSAFDVDTIYHAAAYKHVPMVALNTVEGVRNNLFGTLACARAAQESGVSTFVLISTDKAVRPTNTMGASKRMAELVLQALAAEPACHTRFCMVRFGNVLGSSGSVVPAFEKQIAAGGPVTLTHPDITRYFMTIPEAAQLVIQAGAMGKGGDVFVLDMGESVKIIDLARQMIRLSGLEVKDDTHPQGDIEIRITGLRPGEKLYEELLIGDNAAPTGHPRILTASETMLPWPQLSVLLDQIAAACDRGDQPEIRRLLLAAPTAFNPQDGLCDLVWTAQQQNG, encoded by the coding sequence ATGATGCTCGAAACCCTGCTGGCGCTGCCGCGCAATGTGAAAAAACTGCTGTTTGTCGTCCACGACATCCTGCTGGTTTTCTGCGCCTTCTGGTTTACCCAAAGCCTGAAAGCCGATTACGACAACGAATGGGCCGACCCCGCCAACTGGTATGCGCTGGCCGCCACCACCGCCTTCACCGTCGTGCTCTTCGTACGGCTGGGGCTTTACCGCGCGGTGACGCGCTACATCAGCCTGCGCATTCTCGCCGTCGCCCTGTTCGGCAGCTTCGCCTCCATGCTGGCGTTTTTTTTCAGCGTGCTGCTGTTCGAGCGCCAGCTGCGCCTTGCCCTGCCCGTGGTGTTTTTCTTTCTGATGGTGGTGCTGATTGCCGGTTCGCGCCTGCTGCTGCGGCTGGTGCTCACCGAACGCAGCGAGCGCCACGGCGCGGCGGCGGTGATTATCTACGGCGCGGGACAGTCGGGGCGGCAGCTGGCCGAAGCGGTGCGACAGGTACACGAATACCGCCCCGCCGCCTTTGTCGACGACAATCCGCGCCTGCAAAACACCACCGTCAGCGACCTGCCCGTGTTCGCCCCCGCAGAAATCGAACGGCTGATCAGACAATACGGCATCCGCAAAATCCTCCTCGCCATCCCCAGCGCGGGCGCACAACAGCGGCGTGACATCCTGCGCCGCCTCGAAGCCTATCCCTGCGAAGTACTCGCCATTCCCGGCATGAAAGACTTGGTTGACGGACGCATCCACACCGGCGTATTGAAAAAAATCTCCGCCGCCGACCTTTTGGGACGCGAACCCGTCGCCCCGCTCCCCGACCTGATGGCGCGCGACATCGCGGGCAAGAGCGTGATGGTAACGGGCGCGGGCGGCTCTATCGGCTCGGAGCTGTGCCGCCAGATTATCGCCCTCGCGCCCTCGCGGCTGGTGCTGTTCGAACTGTCGGAATTTTCCCTCTACACCATCGAACGCGAGCTGGCCGAATGGCGGCAGCAGCACGGCGGCGGCTGCGAAATCCTGCCGCTTTTAGGCTCGGTGCAGGACGAAGGCCGTCTGAAAAGCGTCATGTCCGCCTTCGATGTCGACACCATCTACCACGCCGCCGCCTACAAACACGTCCCCATGGTTGCCCTCAATACCGTCGAAGGCGTGCGCAACAACCTTTTCGGCACACTCGCCTGCGCCCGAGCCGCACAAGAAAGCGGCGTCTCCACCTTCGTCCTGATTTCCACCGACAAAGCCGTGCGCCCCACCAACACCATGGGCGCGAGCAAACGCATGGCCGAACTCGTCTTACAGGCGCTCGCCGCCGAACCCGCCTGCCACACCCGTTTTTGTATGGTGCGCTTCGGCAACGTGCTCGGCTCGTCCGGCTCCGTCGTCCCCGCCTTTGAAAAACAAATCGCCGCAGGCGGCCCCGTCACCCTCACCCATCCCGACATCACCCGCTATTTCATGACCATCCCCGAAGCCGCCCAGCTCGTTATCCAGGCCGGCGCGATGGGCAAAGGCGGCGACGTGTTCGTGCTCGACATGGGAGAATCCGTCAAAATCATCGACCTCGCCCGCCAAATGATCCGCCTCTCCGGCCTCGAAGTGAAAGACGATACCCACCCGCAGGGCGACATCGAAATCCGCATTACCGGCCTGCGCCCGGGCGAAAAACTCTACGAAGAGCTGCTGATCGGCGACAACGCCGCCCCCACCGGCCACCCGCGCATCCTCACCGCCAGCGAAACCATGCTGCCCTGGCCGCAGCTCTCCGTTTTGCTCGACCAAATCGCCGCCGCCTGCGACCGCGGCGACCAGCCCGAAATCCGCCGCCTCCTGCTCGCCGCCCCCACCGCCTTCAACCCGCAAGACGGCCTGTGCGATTTGGTGTGGACGGCGCAACAGCAAAACGGCTGA
- the rpmA gene encoding 50S ribosomal protein L27, which produces MASKKAGGSTRNGRDSEAKRLGVKAYGNELIPAGSIIVRQRGTKFHAGDNVGMGKDHTLFAKVDGYVEFAVKGRLNRKTVSVRPYTGAEEA; this is translated from the coding sequence ATGGCAAGTAAAAAAGCAGGCGGCAGTACCCGCAACGGCCGCGATTCCGAAGCCAAACGCTTGGGCGTGAAAGCCTACGGCAACGAGCTGATTCCCGCAGGTTCCATCATCGTGCGCCAGCGCGGCACCAAATTCCACGCAGGCGACAACGTCGGCATGGGCAAAGACCACACTCTGTTCGCCAAAGTGGACGGCTATGTGGAATTCGCCGTCAAAGGCCGTTTGAACCGCAAAACCGTGAGCGTGCGCCCCTACACCGGCGCGGAAGAAGCGTAA
- the rplU gene encoding 50S ribosomal protein L21: protein MYAVVKTGGKQYKVAVGEKLKVEQIPAELDSQIELTEVLMIADGESVKVGAPFIEGAKVTAKVVAHGRGEKIRIFKMRRRKHYQKRQGHRQNFTQIEIVAIA, encoded by the coding sequence ATGTACGCGGTCGTAAAAACCGGCGGCAAACAATACAAAGTTGCCGTTGGCGAAAAATTGAAAGTAGAACAGATACCTGCCGAACTCGACAGCCAAATCGAACTGACCGAAGTTTTGATGATTGCTGACGGCGAATCTGTAAAAGTAGGCGCGCCCTTTATCGAAGGCGCGAAAGTAACGGCCAAAGTAGTGGCACACGGCCGCGGCGAGAAAATCCGCATTTTCAAAATGCGCCGCCGCAAACACTACCAGAAACGCCAGGGCCACCGCCAGAATTTCACCCAAATCGAAATCGTGGCCATCGCCTAA
- a CDS encoding polyprenyl synthetase family protein, with protein MLEHLPYFQQNLAADLGRVNQVVERAVQSEVALISQIGNYIIGAGGKRLRPIITILAGKSLGYDDDKLYSLAAMVEFIHTSTLLHDDVVDESDMRRGRETANNLFGNAAAVLVGDFLYTRAFQLMVGSGSMRILEVMADATNIIAEGEVMQLMNIGNTDISEEEYVRVIQYKTAKLFEAAAQVGAILAGATPQQEAALRDYGMYVGTAFQIVDDILDYCGDPAEIGKNVGDDLAEGKPTLPLIYLMRQGSPEAAQDVRDALQNADRSRFAQIHAHVATSDALAYAAQQARKAVDQALACLQNLPDNEVSRAMRQLAEESLARVS; from the coding sequence ATGCTCGAACATCTGCCCTATTTCCAACAAAACCTTGCCGCCGACCTTGGCCGCGTCAATCAGGTGGTCGAACGCGCGGTACAGTCGGAAGTCGCCCTGATTTCGCAGATAGGCAACTATATCATCGGCGCGGGCGGCAAGCGTTTGCGGCCGATTATCACCATTTTGGCAGGCAAATCGCTGGGCTACGACGACGACAAACTCTACTCCCTCGCCGCGATGGTGGAATTCATCCACACCTCCACCCTGCTGCACGACGATGTGGTCGACGAAAGCGATATGCGGCGCGGCCGCGAAACGGCCAACAACCTGTTCGGCAACGCCGCCGCCGTTTTGGTAGGCGACTTCTTATATACCCGCGCCTTCCAACTGATGGTCGGCTCGGGCAGCATGCGCATCCTCGAAGTCATGGCCGATGCCACCAACATCATTGCCGAAGGCGAAGTAATGCAGCTAATGAATATCGGCAACACCGACATCAGCGAAGAAGAATACGTCCGCGTCATCCAATACAAAACCGCCAAGCTGTTCGAGGCCGCCGCCCAAGTCGGCGCGATACTGGCAGGCGCGACGCCGCAGCAGGAAGCCGCCCTGCGCGACTACGGCATGTATGTCGGCACCGCCTTCCAAATCGTCGACGACATTCTCGACTATTGCGGCGACCCGGCCGAAATCGGCAAAAACGTCGGCGACGACCTGGCCGAAGGCAAACCCACCCTGCCGCTGATTTACCTGATGCGCCAAGGCAGCCCCGAAGCCGCACAGGACGTGCGTGACGCCCTGCAAAACGCCGACCGCAGCCGCTTCGCGCAAATCCATGCCCACGTCGCCACCTCCGACGCGCTCGCCTACGCCGCGCAGCAGGCACGCAAAGCGGTAGACCAAGCCCTCGCCTGCCTGCAAAACCTGCCCGACAACGAAGTAAGCCGCGCCATGCGCCAACTGGCCGAAGAATCATTAGCGCGCGTGTCGTAA
- a CDS encoding alpha/beta hydrolase, with the protein MKTLITALALLPALAAAAPSSSPNNEITRPADLSALTAPHSGYTFQTLAFQDQNGRAYRVFLGIPDSPPPAAGYPVLYALDGNALPEYLAAPALQDLSANPPVLVLIGYPTDLRFDTTRRAYDYTPPDLSGNSLPDQLMDGRRNGGAPALLELIDGKIRPAVERAAHTDPARQALWGHSYGGLFVLYTLFQRPQTFTRYIAADPALWWQNGLMLRYAERAAAKADAYSGRSLLLEKSGKAHHKQPADAKQADMLAKRAAVIASVPADAGEKLVAKLRGQGLAAEYRHYPDLTHGGLLGISFKQALPAAAR; encoded by the coding sequence ATGAAAACCCTTATTACCGCCCTCGCCTTGCTACCCGCCCTTGCCGCCGCCGCGCCGTCCTCCTCGCCCAACAACGAAATCACCCGTCCCGCCGATCTCTCCGCCCTTACCGCGCCGCACAGCGGCTACACTTTCCAAACATTAGCCTTCCAAGACCAAAACGGCCGAGCCTACCGCGTTTTCCTCGGCATTCCCGACAGCCCGCCGCCCGCCGCAGGCTATCCCGTCCTCTACGCCCTCGACGGAAACGCCCTGCCCGAATACCTCGCTGCCCCCGCATTGCAGGACTTGTCCGCCAATCCACCCGTGCTGGTGCTGATCGGTTACCCGACCGATCTGCGCTTCGACACCACCCGCCGCGCCTACGACTACACCCCGCCCGACTTGTCCGGCAACAGTCTGCCCGACCAGCTGATGGACGGACGGCGCAACGGCGGCGCGCCCGCCCTGCTCGAACTTATCGACGGCAAAATCCGCCCCGCCGTCGAACGCGCCGCCCATACCGACCCCGCGCGGCAAGCCCTGTGGGGCCACTCCTACGGCGGCCTGTTCGTTCTCTACACCCTGTTCCAACGGCCGCAAACCTTCACCCGCTACATCGCCGCCGACCCCGCCCTGTGGTGGCAAAACGGCCTGATGCTGCGCTACGCCGAACGCGCCGCCGCCAAAGCAGATGCTTATTCCGGCCGCAGCCTGTTGCTGGAGAAAAGCGGCAAAGCACACCACAAACAACCCGCCGACGCCAAACAGGCCGACATGCTGGCCAAACGCGCCGCCGTCATCGCCTCCGTACCCGCCGATGCGGGGGAAAAACTCGTCGCCAAGCTGCGCGGACAAGGGCTGGCCGCCGAATACCGTCATTATCCCGACCTCACCCACGGCGGCCTGCTCGGCATATCCTTCAAGCAAGCCCTACCCGCCGCCGCACGCTGA
- a CDS encoding transposase gives MVLSVGKQLAVINAVVGKSAYIQHIIAAQTIRIELLPGQRNDICGVLSLIKDKSFGALFADKAFDADWLIKELTQKGIEPVIPPRKGRNTERCYDRGKYKWRHLIENFFCRIKEFKKIAMRCEKTDESFAANIYLAATVLRLA, from the coding sequence ATGGTTCTGTCTGTCGGCAAACAGCTTGCTGTGATTAATGCGGTGGTGGGTAAATCCGCTTACATCCAACACATCATAGCTGCTCAAACAATCCGTATAGAACTGCTGCCCGGACAGCGCAACGACATTTGCGGCGTCCTATCACTGATTAAGGATAAAAGCTTTGGTGCACTGTTTGCCGACAAAGCCTTTGATGCAGACTGGCTGATTAAGGAATTGACACAAAAGGGTATCGAGCCCGTTATCCCCCCACGCAAAGGTCGTAACACGGAGAGGTGTTATGACCGTGGGAAATACAAATGGCGGCATCTGATTGAAAACTTTTTCTGCCGGATAAAGGAGTTTAAAAAGATTGCGATGCGTTGTGAAAAGACGGATGAATCTTTTGCTGCCAACATTTATCTGGCTGCTACGGTTTTAAGGCTGGCTTGA
- a CDS encoding deaminase domain-containing protein: protein MFTSQAACPLGGSKSRALSAAETLITGALGGQGDLQLAANTLAPYAAAAIGKRFGHGENKNEAAQAIGHFMLGAALAYANGADPLAGGSAAVAAERAAGYLAGQYDDGHTAIDPTTGKFNPNLLPEHIKEEIKAQTGALASVVGAAGGSLKGSGTIRTNTNALFNAQVGGVLGQNAVENNGFRETNPIEFDELINDKTGENAKNQIILVKSSIEGLGSFLELTEINHLKDTQEKIRVYLENKQGKELSDAETEFFAILYATNETLFPTNAIEFIPSSKPIVKYLVKIKQAAKKLNRVDLIKQLNRELSKSVDKYVPPTALKPIPSLISKIGGPSTEEIAKAAAKLVEYRTKFKIRGGNLSYLEGIINGRSVNANKIWRSSSLDRVTNEPKIFTATEVKGKNGNAWLRHTDSEYRMLNDLAYKLGGKPGHVYHQVYGHLTIVSEYPYCTSCTHVIQQFQTMFPNLRLTLINGVKK from the coding sequence GTGTTTACATCGCAGGCAGCCTGCCCCCTTGGCGGCAGCAAAAGCCGTGCGCTTAGCGCCGCCGAAACCCTGATTACCGGCGCATTGGGCGGCCAGGGGGATCTGCAGCTGGCGGCCAATACGTTGGCGCCGTATGCTGCAGCCGCCATCGGCAAGCGCTTCGGCCACGGTGAAAACAAAAACGAAGCCGCGCAAGCAATCGGCCACTTTATGCTCGGCGCGGCCTTGGCCTACGCCAACGGCGCCGACCCGCTTGCCGGCGGCAGCGCTGCCGTTGCTGCCGAACGCGCAGCCGGGTATCTGGCCGGACAATACGACGACGGCCATACCGCGATTGACCCGACAACGGGGAAATTCAATCCCAATCTTCTGCCCGAGCACATTAAAGAAGAGATTAAAGCGCAGACCGGGGCGCTTGCTTCGGTGGTGGGTGCGGCCGGAGGCAGTCTGAAAGGCAGCGGCACAATCCGCACAAACACCAACGCCCTGTTCAATGCGCAGGTAGGGGGCGTGCTTGGGCAGAATGCGGTAGAGAATAATGGATTTCGAGAAACTAATCCGATTGAATTTGATGAGCTTATTAATGATAAAACAGGGGAAAATGCTAAGAACCAAATAATTTTGGTAAAAAGCTCCATTGAAGGCTTGGGAAGTTTTCTTGAGCTAACAGAAATTAATCATCTAAAGGATACTCAAGAAAAAATTAGAGTTTATTTAGAAAACAAACAAGGAAAAGAACTAAGTGATGCAGAAACGGAATTTTTTGCCATACTTTATGCAACAAATGAAACTTTATTTCCAACTAATGCAATAGAATTTATTCCTTCGTCAAAGCCAATTGTAAAATACTTAGTAAAAATTAAGCAGGCTGCAAAAAAACTTAATCGTGTTGACCTAATAAAACAATTAAATAGAGAACTCTCAAAGTCTGTTGATAAATATGTTCCTCCAACAGCTTTAAAACCAATTCCATCATTAATAAGTAAAATAGGTGGCCCTTCGACTGAAGAAATAGCAAAAGCAGCAGCTAAACTTGTAGAGTATCGCACAAAATTTAAGATAAGAGGAGGAAATTTAAGTTATTTAGAAGGAATAATAAATGGTAGGTCAGTAAATGCAAATAAAATATGGAGGAGTTCGTCTTTAGATAGAGTTACAAATGAACCTAAAATATTTACCGCGACAGAAGTTAAAGGAAAAAATGGTAATGCTTGGCTACGCCATACAGATAGTGAATACAGAATGTTAAATGATCTTGCTTATAAATTAGGTGGAAAACCGGGCCATGTTTATCACCAAGTATACGGACATTTAACTATTGTTTCTGAATATCCTTATTGCACATCATGCACTCATGTAATACAGCAATTCCAAACAATGTTCCCAAATCTAAGATTAACATTAATTAATGGAGTTAAGAAATGA
- a CDS encoding Imm49 family immunity protein — protein MSFMCSKKWYDHISSIVIEYAESFNQYLSGKGDPDIAYHLSYIDERKGSPFAAMSNLQRRVYAACAHALWAERDLPKFKRYAYQLGKLEILSSMGWSYPEPFFLCAETPNVANPLFVMLMSDSPKIRSFLLRNIDLISNDTEEFADRYDLNRQLKYNTLLMLEGTQLERLERRSLNVLENQQQSKWLQLRCEDFLFFLAFARQDPAAMRQALDPLFEKKRARQAAKETLSYFDFFLQPQIVMYAKIAAIHGFDLGIDHEIAPKEAIAYAPLPEGEYQDPFDFMRTYDLDFPYEYLQNWVDYYTGQTDTLGLPPLVNDE, from the coding sequence ATGAGTTTTATGTGCAGTAAAAAATGGTACGACCATATCAGCAGCATCGTCATCGAATATGCCGAAAGTTTCAACCAATACCTTTCGGGTAAAGGCGATCCTGATATTGCATATCATCTGTCGTATATTGACGAGCGCAAAGGCTCCCCCTTTGCAGCCATGTCGAATTTGCAACGGAGGGTGTATGCGGCCTGCGCCCACGCATTGTGGGCGGAGCGCGACCTGCCCAAATTCAAGCGCTATGCCTACCAGCTGGGCAAGCTCGAAATCTTAAGCAGTATGGGCTGGAGTTATCCCGAGCCGTTTTTCCTGTGTGCCGAAACCCCCAATGTGGCCAACCCGCTGTTTGTGATGCTGATGAGCGACAGCCCCAAAATCCGCTCCTTCCTGCTGCGCAATATCGATTTAATCAGCAACGATACCGAAGAGTTTGCCGACCGCTACGATTTGAACCGCCAGTTGAAGTACAACACCCTGCTGATGCTGGAAGGCACGCAGTTGGAACGCTTGGAACGGCGCAGCCTGAATGTGCTCGAAAACCAACAGCAAAGCAAATGGCTGCAACTGCGGTGCGAAGACTTCCTCTTCTTCCTGGCCTTCGCCCGCCAAGATCCTGCTGCTATGCGGCAGGCGCTCGATCCTTTGTTTGAAAAAAAACGCGCCCGTCAGGCAGCCAAAGAAACCCTCAGCTATTTCGATTTCTTCTTGCAGCCGCAAATCGTGATGTACGCCAAAATTGCCGCAATTCACGGCTTTGATCTGGGTATTGACCATGAAATCGCCCCCAAAGAAGCCATTGCCTATGCGCCGCTGCCTGAAGGCGAATACCAAGATCCCTTCGACTTTATGCGTACCTACGATTTGGACTTCCCCTACGAATACTTGCAAAACTGGGTGGATTACTACACCGGCCAAACAGATACTTTGGGTTTGCCGCCGCTTGTGAATGACGAATAG